The proteins below come from a single Papaver somniferum cultivar HN1 chromosome 11, ASM357369v1, whole genome shotgun sequence genomic window:
- the LOC113323172 gene encoding uncharacterized protein LOC113323172 has product MGDKKEERTVCCIGDIHGYYSKLRNLWSNLEALINPNSFQTALIIFLGDYCDRGPDTRKVIDFLVSLPSRYPKQTHVFLCGNHDFAFSAFVKVLPSPPDGSPFSETWKEYEQHEEREGWFKGMGYEDMHLQGRRWAGLIKDKYNVSKGMDYKGSIYDAAPTFESYKVPHGSAELVNAVPDKHKDFLRDLVWVHDEDDVCIEISGEKKHCKLVAVHAGLEKAKGVEQQLKVLKVRDTKIPKVAALSGRKDVWDIPKELTEKPTVVVSGHHGKLYIEGLRLIIDEGGGYEQKPVAAIVLPSMKIIRDTELMMG; this is encoded by the exons ATGGGAGACAAGAAAGAAGAGAGAACAGTTTGTTGCATTGGAGACATCCATGGCTATTACTCTAAACTTCGAAATCTCTGGTCCAATCTTGAAGCTTTAATCAATCCAAATTCATTTCAGACAGCTCTAATAATCTTCTTAGGTGATTATTGTGATCGTGGTCCAGATACTCGAAAAGTGATCGATTTTTTAGTCTCTCTTCCATCAAGATACCCAAAACAAACCCATGTTTTTCTCTGTGGAAATCATGATTTCGCTTTTTCAGCTTTTGTTAAAGTACTCCCATCACCACCTGATGGATCACCATTTTCAGAAACTTGGAAAGAATATGAAcaacatgaagaaagagaaggttGGTTTAAAGGGATGGGGTATGAGGATATGCATCTTCAAGGTAGAAGATGGGCTGGTTTGATTAAAGATAAATATAATGTTTCTAAAGGAATGGATTATAAGGGTTCTATTTATGATGCTGCGCCTACTTTTGAATCTTATAAGGTCCCTCATGGTTCTGCAG AGCTGGTTAATGCAGTACCTGATAAACACAAGGATTTTCTTAGAGATTTGGTTTGGGTTCATGATGAG GATGATGTATGTATAGAGATATCAGGGGAGAAAAAGCATTGTAAACTTGTAGCCGTACATGCTGGTCTTGAAAAGGCCAAAGGGGTTGAGCAGCAGCTGAAAGTTTTGAAAGTTAGGGATACTAAGATTCCTAAAGTGGCAGCTCTTAGTGGGAGGAAAGATGTATGGGATATCCCAAAG GAGCTAACAGAGAAGCCAACAGTTGTGGTGAGTGGTCACCATGGGAAGCTTTACATTGAAGGACTTAGACTGATAATTGATGAGGGTGGTGGATATGAGCAAAAACCTGTGGCTGCCATAGTACTTCCATCGATGAAAATTATCCGTGATACTGAACTTATGATGGGTTAG